One segment of Setaria viridis chromosome 4, Setaria_viridis_v4.0, whole genome shotgun sequence DNA contains the following:
- the LOC117851897 gene encoding 2,3-bisphosphoglycerate-dependent phosphoglycerate mutase 1: MANRLLATSNRTATTGRNQTNKQTRTHLPKSLGKGPAGEPTTFFPCLLLRFPRCSRRSPPPPRALDLSDVLCTWFRRVLGVQVSKNQSYKRGHPVPSSWCRIEFLRMAGAVSHHALASTQSYRRSAQNSRFEKRTGNVRLVYEGSRRSGSQKLGLACASGSQSSVVEPVQLPSDGNNGHTPRKSSESALILIRHGESLWNEKNLFTGCVDVPLTPKGVEEAIEAGKRICNIPIDVIYTSSLIRAQMTAMLAMMQHRRKKIPIIMHNESEQAHRWSQIYSEETKKQSIPVITAWQLNERMYGELQGLNKQETADLFGQEQVHEWRRSYDIPPPNGESLEMCAERAVAYFKEQIVPQLVAGKHVMVAAHGNSLRSIIMHLDKLTSQEVISLELSTGIPMLYIFKEGKFIRRGSPVGPSEASVYAYTRTLAKYRQKLDSMVQ; encoded by the exons ATGGCCAATCGTCTTCTTGCCACTTCAAATAGAACAGCCACCACGGGCAGgaaccaaacaaacaaacaaacacgCACGCACCTGCCGAAGAGCTTGGGAAAGGGACCAGCCGGAGAACCAACAACCTTTTTCCCTTGTCTTCTTCTTCGGTTTCCTCGTTGCTCCCGGCGATCCCCTCCACCCCCCAGAGCTCTAGATCTCTCCGACGTGCTCTGCACTTGGTTTCGCCGAGTTCTTGGAGTCCAGGTTTCCAAGAACCAGAGCTATAAGAGGGGGCACCCTGTTCCATCATCCTGGTGCCGCATTGAGTTCTTGAG AATGGCCGGGGCTGTATCTCATCATGCTCTAGCATCTACACAATCCTACCGGCGGAGTGCCCAGAACTCTAGATTCGAGAAGAGGACGGGCAATGTGCGCTTGGTTTATGAAGGAAGTCGCCGTTCTGGCAGCCAGAAACTCGGTTTAGCTTGCGCCTCGGGCTCGCAATCTTCTGTTGTTGAGCCGGTTCAGCTACCATCGGATGGCAACAATGGCCACACCCCCAGGAAATCAA GTGAAAGTGCTCTTATATTGATTCGGCATGGTGAATCGCTGTGGAACGAGAAAAATCTGTTTACTGGTTGCGTCGATGTGCCCCTGACACCAAAGGGGGTTGAGGAGGCGATTGAGGCAGGCAAAAGAATTTGCAATATCCCGATCGATGTGATATATACTTCATCGCTGATTCGTGCTCAGATGACTGCAATGCTTGCCATGATGCAGCATCGGCGCAAGAAG ATTCCAATCATCATGCATAATGAGAGTGAACAAGCTCACAGGTGGAGTCAGATATACAGtgaagaaacaaagaaacagTCCATTCCTGTTATAACAGCTTGGCAATTGAATGAAAGAAT GTATGGTGAATTGCAAGGCCTTAATAAACAAGAAACTGCAGATCTATTTGGTCAAGAACAAGTTCATGAATGGCGGCGCAGTTACGATATTCCTCCCCCAAATGGTGAAAGCCTAGAAATGTGCGCTGAGAGAGCTGTTGCTTATTTCAAAGAGCAG aTTGTTCCTCAACTTGTGGCTGGAAAACATGTAATGGTTGCTGCACACGGGAATTCACTTCGTTCAATTATAATGCATCTGGACAAATTAACTTCTCAGGAG GTAATAAGCCTCGAGCTGTCTACGGGCATTCCTATGCTTTACATATTCAAGGAAGGAAAATTTATTAGACGGGGGAGCCCAGTAGGACCTTCTGAGGCAAGTGTTTATGC